In Elephas maximus indicus isolate mEleMax1 chromosome 7, mEleMax1 primary haplotype, whole genome shotgun sequence, the following proteins share a genomic window:
- the LOC126078846 gene encoding tripartite motif-containing protein 43-like, with amino-acid sequence MDSNISQALRKELTCCICLNYLIDPVTIGCGHSFCRPCLYISWEEAKTTRCLLCGETSKKTDIKSNILVKNLVSPARQASLCQFLSSEDQMCGTHKETKKMFCEESKNRLCLLCSYSQEHEAHRHCSIEYAVEKYRGIFLFLQEKLLKQMRSLWEKIQENQRNLNEECRIINLWMDYICLQRDMIRDQYRKLHPVLHREEKQHLEGLKSERKRILQQLKKSQTKMVQKQNHLREMFEELLNLCHKPDVELLQNLEDTLTRSESVQLHMPQPVNPALSARPITGLIDTFNQFQVNISLNYEASSHDIMLSDDVRSLIFRHDLQEVPFPSGRSNYFATWGAQAFTSGKHYWEMHVDSFWDWAIGVCKDTWLRKNCSVIESGDTFLFLCVKGDNGYHLFTTSPVLSQYIEKSLGKVGVFVDFNSGSVSFVNVAKNSLIWEYPAYSFNYSLRPFFLHWPHMIMEK; translated from the exons ATGGACTCCAACATCTCCCAAGCCTTGCGAAAGGAACTCACCTGCTGCATTTGCTTGAACTACCTTATAGACCCTGTCACCATAGGCTGTGGGCACAGCTTCTGTAGGCCCTGTCTATACATTTCCTGGGAAGAAGCCAAAACTACCCGTTGTCTTCTATGTGGGGAAACATCAAAGAAGACAGACATCAAATCCAATATTCTTGTGAAGAATCTGGTGTCCCCTGCTAGACAAGCCAGTCTCTGCCAGTTCCTGAGCTCTGAGGATCAGATGTGTGGGACACACAAGGAGACAAAGAAGATGTTCTGTGAAGAGAGCAAGAACCGACTCTGTTTGCTCTGTTCTTACTCTCAGGAGCACGAGGCTCACAGACACTGTTCCATTGAATACGCTGTTGAGAAGTACCGGGGAA tatttttgtttttacaggAGAAGCTTTTAAAACAAATGAGGTCTTTATGGGAAAAGAtccaagaaaatcagagaaatctAAACGAGGAGTGCAGAATAATCAACCTGTGGATG GATTATATATGCCTACAGAGAGACATGATCAGAGATCAGTATCGGAAGTTGCATCCAGTTCTCCACAGGGAAGAAAAACAACATTTAGAGGGACTGAAAAGTGAACGCAAAAGGATTTTACAGCAACTCAAGAAAAGTCAAACGAAAATGGTTCAAAAACAAAACCACCTAAGAGAAATGTTTGAGGAGCTGCTGAATTTGTGCCATAAACCAGACGTGGAGCTGCTCCAG AATTTGGAAGACACTTTGACAAG GAGTGAGTCCGTGCAACTGCACATGCCCCAGCCTGTGAACCCAGCACTCAGTGCCAGGCCCATCACTGGACTGATAGACACGTTCAACCAATTCCAAG TGAACATTTCCTTGAATTATGAAGCAAGCAGTCACGATATCATGCTGTCTGATGATGTGAGAAGTTTGATATTTAGACATGACCTTCAAGAGGTGCCTTTTCCATCTGGAAGATCCAACTACTTTGCTACATGGGGAGCCCAGGCCTTCACCTCTGGAAAACACTACTGGGAGATGCATGTGGACAGCTTTTGGGACTGGGCTATAGGGGTCTGTAAGGATACTTGGCTAAGGAAGAACTGCTCAGTGATTGAATCTGGggacacatttctttttttatgtgtgaagGGGGATAATGGTTACCATCTTTTCACCACCTCCCCAGTGCTTTCTCAGTACATAGAGAAATCTCTGGGGAAGGTTGGTGTGTTTGTTGATTTTAACAGTGGAAGTGTGAGTTTTGTTAATGTTGCCAAAAATTCCCTCATATGGGAATACCCCGCTTACTCCTTCAATTACTCGCTCCGGCCTTTTTTTTTGCACTGGCCACACATGATCATGGAGAAGTGA
- the LOC126078925 gene encoding upstream-binding factor 1-like protein 1, with amino-acid sequence MWLKDLKMSLPKAQDHWSEEDILMLLESMENNLSPNDKRKFKTTQSRMNWEKVAFRGFTGEMCKNKWLEISYTLRKSRTLKELVLEAQERVKKLSKNKKFKTHPDFPKKPLTTYFHFFKEKCSQYSQMHPELSNQRLTKVLSKKYKELPEKMKLKYIHDFQKERQEFEEKLAQFKKDHPDLIQSSKRSVVPKRHRTETQKSSLGNRNKMGSSLGNGDFSKQMKFHGEPEKPPMNGYHKFHQDMWLSRELQYVPMRERRVEISRCWQHIPQSLKDHYKNLAEELQKQYKVDLDHWLRSLSPEEYAAYRNATYSMGKNMSKLREMSLQCPSVKCLQEGPREEWELQVPGTDSPETIQVSHHPPWGSAQNKKEDGQVVEGSDSSDSSSEDEDRDEGSEDSDSSSSSSEDSDFN; translated from the coding sequence ATGtggctcaaagacctaaaaatgtcATTGCCTAAAGCTCAAGACCACTGGTCTGAAGAGGACATACTGATGTTACTGGAAAGCATGGAGAATAACCTCTCACCTAATGACAAGCGAAAGTTCAAAACAACCCAGTCACGTATGAACTGGGAAAAGGTAGCTTTTAGAGGTTTTACTGGAGAAATGTGCAAAAACAAATGGTTAGAGATTTCCTATACTTTGAGGAAATCTCGCACTTTGAAAGAATTAGTCCTGGAAGCTCAGGAACGTGTTAAAAAactctccaaaaacaaaaaattcaagacaCATCCAGACTTCCCCAAGAAGCCCTTGACTACTTATTTCCACTTCTTCAAGGAGAAGTGTTCCCAGTACTCCCAAATGCACCCTGAGCTGAGCAACCAGAGGCTGACCAAGGTTCTATCCAAGAAATATAAAGAGCTCCCAGAGAAGATGAAACTAAAATATATTCATGATTTCCAGAAGGAGAGACAGGAATTTGAAGAAAAACTAGCTCAATTCAAGAAAGACCACCCTGATCTCATCCAGAGCAGCAAGAGATCTGTTGTCCCCAAGAGGCACCGAACTGAAACCCAAAAGAGTTCTCTGGGAAATAGGAACAAAATGGGGTCTTCTCTGGGGAATGGTGACTTTTCCAAGCAGATGAAATTCCATGGAGAGCCCGAGAAGCCTCCCATGAATGGATACCACAAGTTCCACCAGGATATGTGGTTAAGTAGGGAGCTGCAATATGTGCCCATGAGAGAGCGCAGGGTGGAGATTAGCAGATGCTGGCAGCACATCCCACAGAGCCTGAAGGACCATTATAAGAACCTGGCTGAGGAGCTGCAGAAACAGTACAAGGTGGACCTGGATCACTGGCTCAGGAGCCTGTCTCCTGAAGAATATGCAGCATACAGAAATGCAACCTATTCTATGGGCAAGAATATGAGCAAACTCAGAGAGATGTCTCTGCAGTGCCCATCAGTGAAGTGTTTGCAAGAAGGGCCTAGAGAGGAATGGGAGCTACAGGTTCCAGGCACAGATTCACCAGAAACTATTCAAGTCAGTCATCATCCTCCATGGGGGTCAGCACAAAATAAGAAGGAAGATGGGCAAGTGGTGGAAGGCAGTGACTCCTCAGACTCTAGCAGTGAGGATGAGGATAGAGATGAGGGGTCTGAAGACAGCGACTCCAGCTCATCTTCCTCAGAAGATTCAGACTTCAACTGA